One genomic window of Diospyros lotus cultivar Yz01 chromosome 8, ASM1463336v1, whole genome shotgun sequence includes the following:
- the LOC127808849 gene encoding 6-phosphofructo-2-kinase/fructose-2,6-bisphosphatase-like: MMDDSDDDDDFGHMIANPSGKGVRRNAQQHNHWGNHEYKLNNGFSVSLELDLEHYVVTATSTFANSSLVYVANMTEIPRLLTHTRIFSSPEGSGIASLFKDGGVSSDRCATVKEMEAMVVDSFTVYSGSGMVESKVVGTYSPLRLQKQNDHRGLYVERGVGSPMIVNSGSATAFSINLKLDSETKNTVVAVAIADQVLRPKEDLSINILSDGETVGSHGISLYLKQLQKNASPGKKNLQMNSEAVEKLKSKRLMKGEGPMIRSTRLEKRSR, from the coding sequence atgatggatgatagcgacgaTGACGATGATTTTGGTcatatgatagccaaccctagtggtaaaggggttaggaggaatgcgcaacaacacaaccattggggaaaTCATgagtataaattaaataatggattttcggtgagtttggagcttgatctcGAACATTATGTTGTCACAGCAACCTCcacgtttgcaaactcaagtTTGGTTTATgttgctaacatgacagaaattCCAAGGTTGTTGACTCATACTAGGATATTTTCCAGTCCCGAGGGCTCAGGCATTGCTTCGCTATTcaaggatggtggtgtttcttctgatcgatgtgcgactgtaaaggagatggaggccaTGGTAGTAGATTCTTTTACAGTTTATTCAggctctggcatggttgaatcgaaggtagtaggaacatattcacctttgcgattgcaaaaacaaaatgatCACAGGGGTCTCTATGTGGAaaggggtgttggatctcccaTGATAGTTAACTCAGGTAGTGCAACTGCTTTCagtattaatttgaaattagattCTGAAACTAAGAATACTGTAGTAGCTGTtgctatagctgatcaagtgcttagaccaaAGGAAGATttaagcatcaatattttaagtgatggagagactgttggtagtcatggaataagcctTTATTtgaaacagttgcaaaagaatgcttctccaggcaagaaaaatctacagaTGAATTCGGAAGCTGTTGAGAAGTTAAAATCAAAAAGGCTGATGAAAGGAGAAGGACCtatgataagatctaccagatTAGAGAAGCGTTCAAGATAG